A window from Setaria italica strain Yugu1 chromosome VIII, Setaria_italica_v2.0, whole genome shotgun sequence encodes these proteins:
- the LOC101753351 gene encoding uncharacterized protein LOC101753351 produces MDKIQSDCPYPGCFFCVMKEANPSKRKASVLKFFRELPSQDDDGQVLPISGLWNTAMAHPNDPEFINLGIFECMASLIWKGLKNRRWLAHDQNIYIPYYAAHIIGSYTMNMEEFAECAVRAGVIPPLVELLRGRLMWVEQRVAVRALGHLATYPSTFPAVADHGEVLELAIQLASSSLEIVYSHFYQFADQRLGYHCDLLTRGMGGVEMESRKAEEWASQVLCWSLQLINCFAFKPEFLHDICKADFLVKLPGMWGGLVNENSPAGVGLLRTICQSKVGRGHVANIPGTIDALCNIARSSDDWQYMAVDCLMWLVQDASTCHKVIDKVAPTLIDLADISTLGDYKKLGDTIVTVLQECMQQTGNSRGRISTQTKEAIDELLRCKQSLKLEKSMPKEDLYIKQAAALVVKLEGNSLFSSGNIAGAAEKYSEALALCPVKCKKERVVLYSNRAQCYLLLQQPLAAISDASRALCLHSPVNRHAKSLWRRAQAYDMLGFAKESLLDAILFINECSQSSDPDLSLKQNKVPDYAEQLVKKQMRVTWLFREAALKHGGVHCEGNASNAFGQEADDSEWETASESDAENDARREADDETEWKNHGLSLPGRFL; encoded by the exons ATGGACAAGATACAATCTGATTGCCCTTATCCTGGATGTTTCTTTTGTGTTATGAAGGAGGCAAACCCTAGTAAACGAAAGGCAAGTGTGCTAAAGTTCTTTAGGGAACTTCCTTCCCAAGATGACGACGGTCAAGTTCTCCCTATTAGCGGTCTCTGGAATACAGCGATGGCTCATCCAAATGATCCTGAGTTCATCAACTTGGGCATATTTGAATGCATGGCATCTCTTATATGGAAGGGATTGAAAAACAGGCGTTGGCTTGCACATGATCAGAATATTTACATCCCATATTATGCAGCTCACATAATTGGATCATATACAATGAATATGGAGGAATTTGCTGAGTGTGCTGTTCGTGCTGGTGTAATACCTCCATTAGTCGAACTGTTAAGAGGTAGGCTGATGTGGGTGGAACAAAGGGTTGCTGTTAGAGCTTTGGGGCATTTGGCTACATATCCTAGCACATTTCCTGCAGTTGCTGATCATGGGGAAGTACTTGAACTTGCCATTCAACTTGCTTCGAGCTCCCTAGAGATTGTGTACTCTCACTTTTACCAATTTGCGGATCAAAGACTTGGTTACCATTGTGACCTTCTTACTCGTGGCATGGGTGGTGTGGAAATGGAATCCCGCAAAGCTGAGGAATGGGCAAGTCAGGTGCTGTGCTGGTCTTTGCAACTCATTAACTGCTTTGCATTTAAGCCTGAATTCCTCCATGATATTTGCAAGGCTGATTTTCTAGTCAAGTTACCTGGAATGTGGGGTGGGCTTGTGAATGAGAACTCACCTGCTGGTGTTGGTTTGCTAAGAACAATCTGCCAGAGCAAGGTTGGCCGAGGTCATGTTGCTAACATTCCTGGTACTATTGATGCTTTATGCAATATCGCTCGTTCTTCAGATGACTGGCAATACATGGCAGTTGATTGTCTGATGTGGTTAGTGCAGGATGCTAGTACTTGTCATAAG GTTATAGATAAAGTTGCACCAACACTGATAGATTTAGCAGATATTTCGACACTGGGTGATTACAAAAAGCTTGGCGACACAATTGTCACAGTCCTCCAAGAATGTATGCAACAGACTGGAAACTCACGCGGCAGAATTAGTACTCAGACCAAGGAAGCAATTGATGAGCTCTTGAGATGCAAGCAAAGTTTGAAATTGGAAAAGAGTATGCCGAAGGAGGATCTTTATATAAAACAAGCTGCAGCATTGGTCGTGAAGTTGGAAGGAAATTCCCTGTTCTCTTCTGGGAATATAGCAGGTGCTGCAGAGAAATACTCAGAAGCACTTGCGTTATGTCCAGTGAAGTGTAAGAAAGAGCGGGTGGTGCTTTACAGCAACCGAGCTCAGTGTTATCTTCTCCTGCAACAGCCATTGGCTGCCATAAGCGATGCTAGTCGAGCATTGTGCCTTCATAGTCCTGTGAATCGTCATGCCAAGAGTTTGTGGAGAAGAGCTCAAGCATATGATATGCTTGGTTTTGCAAAAGAGAGCTTGTTGGATGCAATTCTTTTCATAAACGAATGCTCTCAGTCAAGCGATCCTGACTTATCCCTGAAGCAGAACAAAGTTCCTGATTATGCTGAGCAATTGGTGAAGAAGCAGATGCGTGTCACTTGGCTATTCAGGGAAGCAGCTCTGAAGCATGGAGGTGTACATTGTGAAGGAAATGCTAGTAATGCTTTTGGTCAGGAGGCTGATGACTCTGAGTGGGAAACAGCTAGTGAAAGCGATGCTGAGAATGATGCCAGGAGAGAAGCAGATGATGAAACTGAATGGAAGAATCATGGCCTATCACTACCAGGACGATTTCTTTGA